A stretch of the Nicotiana tabacum cultivar K326 chromosome 6, ASM71507v2, whole genome shotgun sequence genome encodes the following:
- the LOC107811242 gene encoding 25.3 kDa vesicle transport protein SEC22-1: protein MVKLTIIGRVSDGMPLAQCPRFVQQENDVLLTYKQQAEFILKEISLRALPFSRMTILVDHHCFNYIVENGICFLTLCELSYPRKLAFHYLQDLQQEFEKLDRSLTDRITKSYTFIKLDTIIGNIRKQYVDTRTQTNLSKLNADRQKDLDIGTDELSLITERRRRVGMIERMMVAHRSSSPIWESKRLEIIALKRTPITILLVVAAVLLWTGLILQDDFR from the exons ATGGTGAAGCTGACAATTATTGGGAGGGTGAGTGATGGAATGCCCCTTGCCCAATGTCCAAGATTTGTGCAACAAGAGAATGATGTCCTCTTAACTTACAAGCAACAAGCTGAGTTCATTCTCAAGGAAATTTCTTTACGAGCCTTGCCCTTTTCCAGGATGACCATTCTTGTAGATCACCACTGCTTCAa CTACATAGTTGAGAATGGGATTTGCTTTCTGACGTTATGCGAGTTATCCTATCCAAGAAAGCTAGCATTCCATTATCTACAAGATTTGCAGCAGGAGTTTGAGAAATTAGATAGGAGCCTCACAGACAGAATTACAAAGTCATATACCTTCATCAAACTTG ATACTATCATTGGCAACATTAGGAAGCAATATGTGGATACAAGAACACAGACAAATTTGTCTAAACTAAATGCTGATCGTCAAAAGGATTTAGATATTGGGACAGATGAATTATCACTAATAACAGAACGAAGGCGAAGAGTGG GAATGATCGAGAGAATGATGGTTGCTCATAGAAGTAGTTCTCCAATCTGGGAGTCTAAAAGGCTTGAG ATCATCGCGCTGAAACGGACACCAATTACAATCCTTCTCGTTGTTGCTGCTGTTCTTCTATGGACCGGCTTAATCCTCCAAGATGATTTCAGATAA